One genomic window of Prochlorococcus sp. MIT 0801 includes the following:
- a CDS encoding DUF1643 domain-containing protein has product MFSECRSYRWILKRELLSGKKTILFIGLNPSKANTSNNDKTLVRIINFCSRWNYKNIYIINLFGLISKSPDQLSKSNDPIGENNDLITLKSLQFWRENNNCDLWLGWGDKGQLKGRDRKVLKLIKKFSNLKSNENNFSKRILSLGLSKKGNPRHPLYMPNQSFLRKFDL; this is encoded by the coding sequence TTGTTTAGTGAATGCAGGTCTTATCGATGGATTTTAAAAAGAGAGTTATTAAGTGGTAAAAAGACGATATTGTTTATTGGCTTGAATCCTTCTAAAGCCAATACATCAAATAATGATAAAACTCTAGTAAGGATAATTAATTTTTGTTCGAGATGGAATTATAAAAATATCTATATAATTAATCTCTTTGGACTGATTTCCAAGTCTCCTGATCAATTATCAAAAAGCAATGATCCAATAGGAGAAAATAATGATTTAATTACTTTAAAATCATTACAATTTTGGCGCGAAAATAACAATTGTGATTTGTGGTTAGGATGGGGTGATAAAGGTCAATTAAAGGGACGTGATCGTAAAGTTCTAAAATTAATTAAGAAATTTTCAAATTTGAAATCAAACGAAAATAATTTTTCCAAACGTATTTTAAGTCTTGGCCTTAGTAAAAAAGGTAACCCTCGTCACCCTCTCTATATGCCTAATCAATCTTTCTTAAGAAAGTTTGACCTATAG
- a CDS encoding DUF3067 family protein, with the protein MSFEFNESNSGRFSSSIPLESEEVMDCLRRRWGVTYDLRLLIKRDQIYLQMMWGFLEQQSFPIDEETFKENLNRTLEIINRAGLSSFVRNWLENVQARPRLGKALTLAFPRDQRMDEFVL; encoded by the coding sequence ATGAGTTTTGAATTTAACGAGTCAAATTCTGGTCGTTTCTCTTCTTCAATTCCATTGGAATCAGAAGAAGTAATGGACTGCTTAAGAAGACGCTGGGGTGTAACGTATGATTTGCGATTGTTAATAAAAAGAGACCAGATATATTTGCAAATGATGTGGGGATTTTTAGAACAACAGTCTTTTCCAATTGATGAAGAGACTTTTAAAGAAAATTTAAATCGAACCTTAGAAATAATTAACCGTGCAGGCCTATCAAGTTTTGTTAGAAATTGGCTTGAAAATGTTCAAGCTAGACCAAGACTAGGTAAGGCGCTTACATTGGCTTTCCCTAGGGATCAAAGGATGGACGAATTTGTCCTTTGA
- the map gene encoding type I methionyl aminopeptidase, translated as MNLFSDLLSSENSKIPINKGPVIKQRRGVEIKSSREIEIMRKSSKIVATVLSEIRDLVKPGMSTLDLDKYAEKRIRDQNAKPSFKGYHGFPGSICSSINNEVVHGIPSKKKIINDGDLLKVDTGAFYNGYHGDSCITICVGNTSDKANELSRVARKALMLGIKQIKPQNKLLDIAGAIEDYVKANGFSVVEDYTGHGVGRNLHEEPSVFNFRTNDLPNVTLREGMTIAVEPIINLGSKHCKTLSDGWTVITKDGNLSAQWEHTVLVTKNGFEILTDRGD; from the coding sequence ATGAATCTTTTCTCTGACCTTCTCTCTTCTGAAAACTCAAAAATTCCTATCAATAAAGGACCTGTAATTAAACAGAGGAGAGGAGTTGAAATTAAGTCTTCAAGAGAGATAGAAATCATGCGTAAATCCAGCAAAATAGTTGCAACTGTATTGAGTGAAATTAGAGACTTAGTTAAACCTGGAATGTCTACTTTGGATCTAGATAAGTATGCTGAAAAACGAATAAGAGATCAAAATGCCAAGCCAAGTTTCAAAGGCTATCATGGCTTCCCAGGTAGTATATGTTCAAGCATAAACAATGAAGTTGTTCATGGAATACCTAGTAAGAAGAAAATTATTAATGATGGAGATTTACTTAAGGTAGATACCGGAGCTTTTTATAATGGTTATCATGGGGATAGTTGTATAACTATATGCGTAGGTAATACCTCAGATAAAGCAAATGAATTAAGTAGAGTCGCAAGAAAAGCCTTAATGCTTGGAATAAAACAGATTAAGCCACAAAACAAACTTCTTGATATTGCAGGTGCTATAGAAGATTATGTCAAAGCTAATGGTTTTAGTGTTGTCGAGGATTATACCGGACATGGAGTGGGTAGGAATCTTCACGAGGAACCTTCGGTGTTTAATTTTAGAACGAATGATTTGCCAAACGTCACTCTAAGAGAGGGTATGACTATTGCAGTGGAACCTATAATTAATCTTGGGTCAAAACACTGCAAGACACTTAGTGATGGATGGACAGTCATTACTAAAGATGGAAATCTATCTGCTCAATGGGAGCATACTGTTTTGGTTACCAAAAATGGTTTCGAGATATTGACTGATAGAGGTGATTGA
- a CDS encoding NFACT RNA binding domain-containing protein → MNKVPIQIMDLTTLKAVVFELCELIVPSRFENAQQIDSHTLQLGFRTLEKLTWIEISWLAESPRIVQIQPPKRYGEKSTLAKQLKHLLFNLALVKIEQTGFERIVKFKFSSRPGKEIEKELVVELMGKHSNILLLDKSNKVVTLGKKIKENHSRLRPIGTGDNYKSPPALKGLAPNLSESFHSWKENICLVPSTFKNCLKDTYQGISPALTLQIASNDYNEAINIINQSVTSIELNTWEAIYKRWKKWLVDIENNNYTINFKGPTDFIVWGEVKSRVENTQIGLRLGIYYSNKIIDKKINSIRDKLKYDLQKSKDDEIRKLDEQSLLIKNISEYISMQSKANNILTLKSPTKKQIIEAQNLFKEAKRKKRSRESIMHRVEFHKKKISEIDYCELFLDSLMYEDNEANKNKLDSIIELKEEVEEYICIKKNSSKFKSNRKNEQVSTIKEIQSPSGLKIQIGSNNRQNELISLRKGKKGDLWFHAQETPGSHVVLKSSNGLFDNKDIELAADLASFFSRARGNKLTPIIMVPIENLQRISGSLPGTVSHRGGKVLWGKAERAAKYFHQK, encoded by the coding sequence ATGAACAAAGTTCCAATTCAAATAATGGACTTAACAACGCTCAAAGCGGTTGTTTTTGAACTTTGCGAACTCATCGTTCCAAGTAGATTTGAGAATGCACAGCAAATTGATTCACATACTCTTCAATTAGGATTTAGAACACTTGAAAAACTTACATGGATTGAAATCAGTTGGCTTGCCGAGTCCCCAAGAATTGTCCAAATACAACCTCCAAAAAGATATGGCGAAAAAAGTACATTAGCGAAACAACTAAAACATTTATTATTCAATTTAGCTTTGGTAAAAATAGAACAAACTGGTTTTGAAAGAATAGTTAAGTTTAAATTCTCTAGCAGACCTGGTAAAGAAATTGAGAAAGAGTTGGTAGTTGAGTTAATGGGGAAACACAGTAATATTTTACTTTTAGACAAATCAAACAAAGTAGTTACTCTTGGGAAAAAAATAAAAGAAAACCACTCAAGACTAAGGCCAATAGGAACTGGAGATAATTACAAATCTCCTCCAGCCCTTAAAGGATTAGCTCCTAACCTCTCTGAATCATTTCATTCATGGAAAGAGAATATATGCTTGGTTCCATCAACATTTAAGAATTGTCTTAAAGACACTTATCAAGGAATAAGTCCAGCTCTTACATTACAAATTGCAAGCAATGATTACAATGAAGCAATTAATATAATTAACCAATCAGTAACCAGTATTGAATTAAATACATGGGAGGCAATATATAAAAGATGGAAGAAGTGGCTAGTAGATATTGAGAATAATAATTATACTATCAATTTCAAAGGACCAACTGATTTTATAGTATGGGGAGAAGTGAAATCAAGGGTTGAGAATACACAAATTGGTCTTAGACTTGGCATATATTATTCAAATAAAATTATAGATAAGAAAATAAATTCTATTAGAGATAAATTAAAATATGATCTCCAAAAGTCAAAAGATGATGAAATTAGAAAACTAGACGAGCAAAGTTTACTAATTAAAAATATTTCTGAATATATATCCATGCAAAGCAAAGCTAATAATATTCTTACTTTAAAATCTCCAACGAAGAAGCAAATAATTGAGGCTCAGAATCTATTCAAAGAAGCTAAAAGAAAAAAAAGATCTAGAGAGTCAATCATGCATAGAGTCGAATTTCACAAAAAGAAAATATCTGAGATTGACTATTGTGAGTTATTTCTTGATTCATTAATGTATGAGGATAATGAGGCTAATAAAAATAAACTAGATTCAATTATTGAACTTAAAGAAGAAGTAGAAGAATATATATGCATTAAAAAAAATTCATCGAAGTTTAAATCAAATAGAAAAAATGAACAGGTTTCGACTATAAAAGAGATTCAAAGTCCTAGCGGTCTAAAGATTCAAATAGGTTCCAACAATAGGCAAAACGAATTAATTAGTCTAAGGAAAGGAAAAAAAGGAGATCTTTGGTTTCATGCCCAAGAGACACCTGGAAGCCATGTCGTACTTAAATCATCCAATGGACTTTTTGATAATAAAGATATTGAATTGGCTGCTGATCTTGCTTCTTTCTTTAGCCGTGCGAGAGGCAACAAACTTACACCAATAATTATGGTTCCAATTGAGAATCTACAAAGGATATCAGGATCCTTACCTGGCACTGTTAGTCATAGGGGTGGGAAGGTCCTGTGGGGAAAAGCTGAGAGAGCTGCGAAATATTTCCACCAGAAGTGA
- the tsaD gene encoding tRNA (adenosine(37)-N6)-threonylcarbamoyltransferase complex transferase subunit TsaD → MSIILSLETSCDESAAALVSDEKGKIDLIANEIASQMEEHANWGGVVPEIASRRHVENLPFLIEEVFAKSKLQIEDIDAVAATVTPGLSGSLLVGSVTARTLANLHHIPFLGIHHLEGHLSSIYLSENHPKPPFLVLLVSGGHTELIKVDVQHKYQRLGRSHDDAAGEAFDKVARLLGLSYPGGPAIQKIAKSGDPKKFFFPKGRVSKPEGGFYPYDFSFSGLKTAVFRKIEKIRSENKNFPVEDIAASFEYVVAEVLVERSLRCALDQGLNSLVLVGGVAANLRLREMMLAKASENSINIALAPMEFCTDNAAMIGAAALLRFSNNFQSSMELGVSARWPLEKSDLLYDFNPPF, encoded by the coding sequence ATGTCAATAATTTTATCCCTCGAAACAAGTTGTGACGAGTCTGCAGCAGCTTTAGTTTCTGATGAAAAAGGAAAAATTGATTTAATAGCTAATGAAATAGCTTCACAAATGGAAGAGCATGCTAATTGGGGTGGTGTTGTTCCGGAAATTGCTTCAAGAAGACATGTGGAAAATCTTCCATTTTTAATTGAAGAAGTTTTTGCAAAATCAAAATTACAGATTGAAGATATAGATGCAGTAGCCGCAACTGTTACTCCAGGATTATCAGGTTCACTTTTGGTCGGATCAGTTACTGCAAGAACTTTAGCAAATTTGCATCACATTCCATTTTTAGGAATTCATCATTTGGAGGGACATCTTTCATCAATATATTTGTCAGAAAATCATCCTAAACCTCCTTTCTTAGTCTTATTAGTTAGTGGAGGACATACTGAATTGATAAAAGTAGATGTTCAACACAAGTATCAACGCCTTGGTAGAAGTCATGATGATGCAGCCGGAGAAGCTTTTGATAAGGTCGCAAGACTACTGGGACTTTCCTATCCAGGTGGGCCAGCAATTCAAAAAATAGCTAAATCTGGAGATCCAAAAAAGTTCTTTTTCCCAAAAGGGAGAGTCTCTAAACCTGAAGGTGGTTTTTATCCATATGATTTTTCTTTTAGTGGATTGAAAACGGCTGTATTTAGAAAGATAGAAAAAATCAGGTCAGAAAATAAAAACTTCCCAGTAGAGGACATTGCTGCAAGTTTTGAATACGTAGTTGCGGAGGTCTTAGTGGAGAGGAGTCTTCGATGTGCCCTTGATCAAGGTCTGAATTCTCTAGTTCTAGTGGGAGGAGTTGCTGCAAATTTGCGTTTAAGGGAAATGATGCTTGCAAAAGCATCTGAAAATTCAATTAATATTGCTCTTGCACCAATGGAATTTTGTACTGATAATGCGGCAATGATTGGAGCGGCAGCTTTGTTAAGATTTTCTAATAATTTTCAAAGTTCAATGGAACTTGGTGTTTCAGCCCGATGGCCATTAGAAAAATCTGATTTACTTTATGACTTTAATCCCCCTTTTTAA
- the psaJ gene encoding photosystem I reaction center subunit IX: MFQLFRTKWFRSAPVVSAIWITLTAGIIVEFNRFVPDLLFHPMSF; encoded by the coding sequence ATGTTTCAATTATTTCGTACTAAATGGTTTAGATCAGCCCCAGTCGTATCAGCTATTTGGATTACTCTAACAGCAGGTATTATTGTTGAATTTAATAGATTTGTGCCAGACTTGCTTTTTCATCCAATGTCTTTTTAA
- the rplS gene encoding 50S ribosomal protein L19: MSVDSKEPSLEEVKIEDESNASENSGVKKASETKSKGKKISIKNLSPAEIIKTFEDAQLSKDLPDIYVGDTVRVGVRISEGNKERVQPYEGVVIAKRHGGIHQTITIRRIFQGIGVERIFLVHSPQVASIKVERRGKVRRAKLFYLRERVGKATRVKQRFDR, from the coding sequence ATGTCAGTCGATTCGAAAGAGCCCTCATTAGAAGAGGTGAAAATTGAAGATGAATCAAATGCTTCAGAGAACTCTGGGGTAAAAAAAGCTTCTGAAACAAAATCCAAAGGAAAGAAAATTTCAATTAAGAATCTTTCTCCTGCTGAAATAATAAAGACTTTTGAAGACGCTCAACTAAGTAAAGATCTTCCTGACATATACGTTGGTGATACAGTTCGTGTTGGTGTCCGAATAAGTGAGGGCAATAAGGAGAGGGTTCAGCCCTACGAGGGTGTTGTAATAGCAAAGAGACATGGCGGAATTCATCAAACAATTACAATTAGAAGAATTTTCCAAGGAATAGGAGTTGAAAGAATTTTTCTGGTTCACAGTCCACAAGTTGCATCGATTAAGGTTGAACGCCGAGGTAAAGTAAGAAGAGCGAAGCTTTTCTATCTGCGTGAGCGAGTGGGCAAAGCCACACGCGTAAAGCAGCGCTTCGACCGCTGA
- a CDS encoding hyperconserved protein Hcp, with product MELDLQPGDVVKVLESAALGWVRARVIRVKSGGRVVVQSDQGREFTARGNQVRLIEPAGFRP from the coding sequence ATGGAGTTGGATCTTCAACCTGGCGATGTCGTAAAAGTTCTTGAGTCAGCCGCATTAGGCTGGGTCAGAGCTCGAGTTATTCGTGTTAAATCAGGTGGCCGTGTAGTAGTGCAGAGCGACCAAGGCCGCGAGTTCACAGCTCGTGGGAATCAAGTTAGGCTTATAGAGCCTGCAGGTTTCCGTCCTTAA
- the tatC gene encoding twin-arginine translocase subunit TatC: MPLVDHLEELRQRILKSLIAVLLSSGFCLLFVRKLVQTLEIPAGKIQFLQVAPGEFLFTSIKVAGYGGLTLSLPFILYQFLKFILPGLTKKEKLLIAPSVAGSAILFFLGIFFAWKALIPAALGFLINYGADVVEPLWSIEKYLDFVLLLMLSTGLAFQLPILQLILGFFEIISWKKMLSAWRLVVMASAIAGAVLTPSTDPITMLLLSASITLLFFVGIGLVALTTNLKGQIRPSFDP, from the coding sequence ATGCCTTTGGTTGATCATCTTGAAGAACTTCGTCAAAGGATCCTAAAAAGTCTTATTGCAGTTCTTCTTTCATCAGGTTTTTGTTTGTTATTTGTTAGGAAGCTTGTACAAACATTAGAGATACCAGCGGGCAAAATACAATTTTTACAAGTGGCACCCGGTGAATTTTTATTTACTTCAATAAAAGTTGCAGGTTATGGAGGGCTTACTCTCTCTCTTCCTTTCATACTTTACCAATTTTTAAAGTTCATCCTTCCTGGTCTAACAAAAAAAGAGAAGCTTTTAATAGCACCATCAGTGGCAGGTTCAGCAATTTTATTTTTCTTAGGAATTTTCTTTGCTTGGAAGGCTTTGATACCTGCAGCCTTGGGATTTCTAATAAATTATGGTGCCGATGTGGTTGAACCATTGTGGTCAATAGAAAAATATTTAGATTTTGTCCTTCTACTAATGCTTTCGACTGGTTTAGCCTTCCAATTACCAATACTTCAATTAATTTTAGGTTTCTTTGAAATAATTTCTTGGAAAAAGATGTTATCTGCGTGGAGATTGGTAGTGATGGCCTCAGCCATTGCAGGAGCTGTTTTAACTCCATCAACCGATCCAATAACGATGCTTCTTTTATCAGCATCGATAACTTTATTGTTTTTTGTTGGGATTGGTTTAGTTGCCTTAACAACAAATCTCAAAGGACAAATTCGTCCATCCTTTGATCCCTAG
- a CDS encoding sodium:proton antiporter, translating to MTPERLGLLWGITVFSGAGARLLSVLTGLPGVVLLLLSGLLIGRSGLGLVEPLDLGKGLETIVGLLVSLVLFDGGLNLRFPGGAIKSIVLRILSIRLIISLAAAFLAAHWFAGLGWSVAGVYSAIVLATGPTVVTPLVRQIRLASPLSDVLEAEGLILEPIGAVLALLLLELVVGDLHGWKELLIGLLSRLGGGVLIGSVAGLLLSEGLKRLRSEPYVGIRLQLTLGVVFLLYGVCEWLLPESGLPASVAAGFVVGQRPSTEANELDKLIRELAQLAITMLFPLLAADVSWGELSPLGWGGITCVLFLMIVVRPIAVWIATYGLPLDNQQRLFLGWLAPRGIVTAAVASLFSIRLEQAGVLGAGKLQGLVFLTILMTVGIQGLTAQPLAKRLGLLDEDNDLDKTTNSSSIFTEP from the coding sequence ATGACTCCTGAGCGGCTGGGCTTGCTCTGGGGTATCACAGTTTTTTCTGGAGCTGGAGCAAGATTATTGTCGGTACTAACAGGACTCCCTGGGGTGGTTTTATTGTTGCTATCTGGTTTGTTGATTGGGCGATCAGGGCTTGGATTGGTTGAACCATTAGATCTTGGAAAGGGGTTGGAGACAATAGTTGGTTTATTGGTAAGCCTTGTTTTGTTTGATGGTGGTTTAAATCTTCGATTCCCTGGGGGCGCAATTAAGTCAATAGTTCTAAGAATTTTATCAATTAGATTAATAATTTCATTAGCAGCTGCCTTTCTTGCTGCTCATTGGTTCGCAGGTCTTGGTTGGTCCGTAGCTGGAGTTTACAGCGCAATTGTTCTTGCTACTGGACCAACTGTAGTAACTCCTCTAGTTCGACAAATTCGACTTGCATCTCCATTAAGCGATGTGCTCGAGGCGGAGGGTTTGATACTTGAACCTATTGGAGCTGTACTAGCACTCTTATTGTTGGAGCTTGTTGTAGGAGACTTACATGGCTGGAAAGAGCTATTAATTGGTCTCCTTTCAAGGCTTGGAGGAGGAGTTTTAATTGGTTCAGTTGCAGGTTTATTGCTTTCAGAAGGCTTGAAGCGCTTACGATCTGAGCCTTATGTCGGTATCAGATTGCAACTTACTCTTGGAGTAGTTTTCTTACTATATGGAGTATGTGAATGGTTGTTACCTGAATCAGGTTTGCCTGCATCTGTTGCAGCAGGGTTTGTTGTAGGACAAAGACCTTCTACAGAGGCAAATGAACTTGACAAATTAATAAGAGAATTAGCCCAGTTAGCAATAACTATGCTTTTCCCACTCCTTGCAGCAGATGTTTCATGGGGGGAATTAAGTCCTTTGGGTTGGGGCGGTATAACTTGTGTTCTTTTTTTAATGATTGTAGTGAGGCCAATAGCTGTATGGATAGCAACTTATGGATTACCTCTTGATAATCAACAAAGATTGTTTCTTGGTTGGTTAGCACCCCGTGGAATAGTAACTGCCGCAGTTGCTTCTTTGTTTTCAATTAGATTAGAGCAGGCAGGCGTTCTAGGTGCTGGAAAACTTCAGGGATTAGTTTTTTTGACAATATTAATGACAGTAGGTATTCAAGGTTTAACAGCTCAACCGTTAGCAAAAAGATTGGGTTTATTGGATGAGGATAACGATCTAGATAAAACGACTAATTCGAGTTCTATCTTTACTGAACCTTGA
- the petC gene encoding cytochrome b6-f complex iron-sulfur subunit has protein sequence MTQMTTADVPSMGRRQFMNLLTFGTVTGVALGALYPVAQYFTPYRAGGGGGGTNAKDELGNNVSASGWLSTHPVGDRSLVQGLKGDPTYLIVEGEDAITSYGINAICTHLGCVVPWNSGANKYMCPCHGSQYDSTGKVVRGPAPLSLAIAHVSIEDDQVLVSQWTETDFRTGTDPWWG, from the coding sequence ATGACACAAATGACAACTGCAGATGTGCCCTCAATGGGCAGAAGGCAGTTCATGAATCTACTTACCTTTGGAACAGTTACAGGGGTTGCTTTAGGAGCGTTATATCCAGTAGCCCAATACTTCACTCCATATAGGGCTGGTGGTGGTGGTGGTGGAACAAATGCAAAAGATGAGTTAGGAAACAATGTAAGTGCAAGTGGTTGGCTATCAACCCATCCAGTTGGAGATAGGAGTTTGGTCCAAGGACTCAAAGGTGATCCAACCTACCTAATAGTTGAAGGCGAGGATGCAATTACTAGTTACGGAATCAATGCGATTTGTACTCACCTTGGTTGTGTAGTGCCATGGAATAGCGGAGCAAATAAATACATGTGTCCATGTCATGGAAGTCAATACGATTCCACAGGAAAAGTTGTTAGAGGACCAGCCCCTCTATCTCTAGCTATAGCTCATGTCTCAATTGAGGATGATCAAGTTCTAGTAAGTCAGTGGACAGAAACTGATTTTCGAACTGGTACTGATCCTTGGTGGGGATGA
- the gltX gene encoding glutamate--tRNA ligase → MKVRVRLAPSPTGTLHLGTARTALFNWLFAKKEGGTFLLRIEDTDIERSKEEYIKNIYDGLQWLGINWDESPTIQSERVNEHKQIIKTLIDKGFAYKCYASEHELEEMRETQKKNGLAPKYDNRHRNLTPEQESEFINAGREPVIRFKISDQKLITWNDLIRGKMTWSGKDLGGDMVIARRAPADLIGDPLYNLVVVADDSAMQISHVIRGEDHLANTAKQILLYEALDLNIPVFAHTPLILNSEGKKLSKRDGVTSISEFKKMGYTSEAMANYMTLLGWSVPEGINERFKISEISEIFTFKKVNKASAKFDWDKLNWLNSQVIHEMSAETLLENLNPLFKENGWHLPSHEWGINLVGLIGPSMVLINDGVDQAKSFFEEPELIDDGKKQLEIKEAAVILKFILEKLGNTDADSFSKEKALDLINQATKHCDVKKGLVMKSLRAALFGTLNGPDLIQSWVLLSRFSKDRTRISRFI, encoded by the coding sequence TTGAAAGTCAGGGTAAGATTGGCACCAAGTCCAACGGGAACACTTCATCTAGGGACAGCGAGAACAGCACTATTTAACTGGCTTTTTGCAAAAAAAGAAGGTGGGACTTTTCTCTTGAGAATTGAGGACACTGATATTGAAAGATCGAAAGAAGAATATATAAAAAACATATATGACGGACTCCAGTGGCTAGGAATCAACTGGGATGAATCCCCAACGATTCAAAGTGAAAGAGTAAATGAACATAAACAAATTATAAAAACTCTTATCGATAAAGGATTTGCATACAAATGTTATGCATCAGAACATGAACTCGAAGAAATGAGAGAAACCCAAAAGAAAAATGGTTTAGCTCCAAAATATGATAATAGGCACAGAAATTTAACTCCAGAACAAGAATCAGAATTTATAAACGCGGGAAGAGAGCCCGTTATCAGATTCAAAATCAGTGATCAAAAATTAATTACATGGAATGACTTAATTCGAGGAAAAATGACTTGGAGTGGAAAAGATTTAGGTGGTGACATGGTCATTGCACGAAGAGCACCAGCAGATTTAATTGGAGATCCTTTATACAATTTAGTAGTTGTTGCAGATGATTCAGCAATGCAAATTTCTCATGTAATAAGGGGAGAAGATCATCTCGCAAATACTGCTAAGCAAATTCTTCTTTACGAAGCTCTAGATCTCAATATCCCCGTTTTCGCTCATACACCATTAATTCTTAATTCTGAAGGTAAAAAACTTTCAAAGAGGGATGGAGTTACTTCAATTTCTGAATTCAAGAAAATGGGTTATACATCTGAAGCGATGGCAAATTATATGACTCTTCTTGGCTGGTCAGTTCCAGAGGGGATTAACGAAAGATTCAAAATCTCTGAGATCTCAGAGATTTTCACTTTTAAAAAGGTAAATAAAGCTTCAGCAAAATTTGATTGGGACAAATTAAACTGGCTCAACTCTCAAGTAATCCATGAGATGTCGGCAGAAACTCTATTAGAAAATTTAAATCCTTTATTTAAAGAAAATGGATGGCATCTTCCAAGTCATGAATGGGGAATCAATCTAGTAGGTTTAATAGGACCATCCATGGTTCTTATTAATGATGGAGTGGACCAAGCTAAATCTTTTTTTGAAGAGCCAGAATTAATTGATGATGGCAAAAAGCAATTGGAAATTAAAGAAGCAGCAGTAATTTTAAAGTTCATACTTGAAAAATTGGGAAACACAGATGCTGATTCCTTTTCAAAAGAGAAAGCTCTTGATTTAATTAATCAAGCCACGAAACACTGCGATGTAAAAAAAGGTCTTGTTATGAAAAGTCTAAGAGCTGCACTTTTTGGAACTCTCAATGGACCTGATTTAATTCAAAGCTGGGTTTTACTTTCAAGGTTCAGTAAAGATAGAACTCGAATTAGTCGTTTTATCTAG
- a CDS encoding photosystem I reaction center subunit III: protein MSRLLSILLSAFLFLGIAPIANARPGPALNADRAPTDFTASALVSCADNPRFQERASTASTDQAIKRFERYSKALCGDDGLPHLIIGPPIEPWGAWINRGHEGDLLIPGVMFIYIAGIIGWSGREYVRAVRGKKNAAEYEIIIDTDLAWQCLKRGAAWPLQANREGKNGELREKDNNVSLNGPRG from the coding sequence ATGAGTCGTCTTTTATCAATTTTACTTTCAGCATTTCTTTTCTTAGGAATAGCTCCAATAGCTAATGCAAGACCAGGCCCAGCACTAAACGCTGATAGAGCTCCTACAGATTTCACTGCTTCCGCTTTGGTATCTTGTGCTGATAATCCCCGTTTCCAAGAAAGAGCAAGCACAGCCTCAACAGATCAGGCAATAAAAAGATTTGAAAGATACAGCAAAGCCTTATGCGGAGATGATGGACTACCTCACTTAATAATTGGACCGCCTATTGAACCTTGGGGTGCATGGATTAACAGAGGTCATGAAGGAGATCTACTGATTCCAGGTGTAATGTTTATCTATATTGCAGGTATTATTGGTTGGTCTGGAAGGGAATATGTAAGAGCTGTTAGAGGCAAAAAGAACGCTGCAGAATATGAAATCATTATCGACACTGATCTGGCTTGGCAATGCTTAAAAAGAGGAGCCGCTTGGCCTCTACAAGCTAATAGAGAGGGAAAAAATGGAGAGCTTAGGGAAAAAGACAATAATGTTTCCCTTAATGGTCCAAGAGGCTAA
- the gmk gene encoding guanylate kinase — translation MSTLGNLTVLTGPSGVGKGTIVRKILDSHSDVWLSISATTRKPRLGEIDGEHYFFLDKKIFQNIIDNEGFLEWASFSNNFYGTPKKIVNEKIKEGTNVLLEIELEGARQIRKSFPEALQIFIAPPNLSELEKRIRGRGTETEESIRDRLAIANKELIAKKEFDAVVVNEDIEKAFKEIEGLMGLKT, via the coding sequence ATGTCGACTTTAGGAAATCTTACTGTTCTTACTGGCCCAAGTGGGGTTGGTAAAGGAACAATTGTTAGGAAAATCCTTGATAGCCATAGTGATGTATGGCTGTCTATTTCTGCCACTACTCGTAAACCAAGATTGGGGGAAATTGATGGGGAGCATTACTTTTTCTTAGACAAGAAAATTTTTCAAAACATAATAGATAATGAAGGTTTTCTTGAGTGGGCCTCATTCTCTAATAATTTTTATGGAACTCCCAAAAAAATAGTTAATGAAAAAATAAAAGAAGGAACTAATGTTCTTCTTGAAATTGAATTAGAGGGGGCTCGACAAATTCGAAAGTCTTTTCCTGAAGCATTGCAAATATTTATAGCACCACCAAATTTATCTGAACTTGAAAAAAGAATCAGAGGTAGGGGAACTGAAACTGAAGAATCTATTAGAGATCGCTTGGCAATAGCAAATAAGGAACTTATTGCGAAAAAAGAGTTTGACGCTGTAGTTGTTAATGAAGATATAGAAAAAGCCTTCAAAGAAATTGAAGGCTTAATGGGATTAAAAACTTAA